From the genome of Bradyrhizobium elkanii USDA 76, one region includes:
- a CDS encoding universal stress protein produces the protein MTTQRRSYETGHKPKCLVIVDDTAEWDRAVYYASRWAIRVGGGVVMLRVIETEDQNQQWLGVADIMRAEAEEAANEALDRAAGRANGIAAITPERVIREGDPIEQILDVIDKDVDIAALVLAANPGAEGPGPIITTMAKTMGAFPIPVTIVPGGLTDAEIDALS, from the coding sequence ATGACCACCCAGCGACGCAGCTACGAGACAGGTCACAAGCCGAAATGCCTCGTCATCGTTGACGACACTGCGGAATGGGACCGCGCGGTTTATTACGCCAGCCGGTGGGCGATCCGGGTCGGCGGCGGCGTCGTGATGCTGCGGGTGATCGAGACCGAGGACCAGAACCAGCAATGGCTCGGGGTCGCCGACATCATGCGCGCGGAGGCCGAGGAGGCCGCCAATGAGGCGCTCGACCGCGCCGCCGGCCGCGCCAACGGCATCGCCGCGATCACCCCGGAGCGGGTGATTCGCGAGGGCGACCCGATCGAGCAGATCCTCGACGTGATCGACAAGGACGTCGATATCGCAGCGCTGGTGCTGGCCGCCAACCCGGGCGCCGAGGGACCCGGGCCGATCATCACCACCATGGCCAAGACGATGGGGGCATTCCCGATCCCGGTGACCATCGTGCCGGGCGGCCTGACCGACGCCGAGATCGACGCCCTGTCCTAG
- the trpS gene encoding tryptophan--tRNA ligase yields the protein MAFVERVFSGVQPTGNLHLGNYLGAIVNFVKMQQTHNCIYCVVDMHAITQGVEVWGGPAELARNTREVTAAFIAAGIDAKKHIVFNQSQIAGHAELTWIFNCVARIGWLNRMTQFKEKAGKDRENASVGLYDYPVLMAADILLYRATHVPVGEDQKQHLELSRDIAQKFNNDFGDSIRGHGFADGLFFPQPEPLITGPATRVMSLRDGTKKMSKSDASDNSRINLTDDADTIAQKIRKAKTDPEPLPSEEKGLETRPEADNLVGIYAALAGISKQEVLTQFGGGQFSSFKNALVEVCVAKLAPIASEMKKLVADPGHVDAVLADGANRARGIADETMRVTKDIVGFIRPR from the coding sequence ATGGCGTTCGTTGAACGGGTTTTCTCAGGCGTCCAGCCGACGGGCAATCTGCACCTCGGCAACTACCTCGGCGCCATCGTCAACTTCGTGAAGATGCAGCAGACCCACAACTGCATCTATTGCGTCGTCGACATGCATGCGATCACGCAGGGCGTCGAGGTCTGGGGCGGCCCGGCCGAGCTCGCCCGCAACACCCGCGAGGTCACCGCGGCCTTCATCGCCGCCGGCATCGATGCCAAGAAGCACATCGTGTTCAACCAGAGCCAGATCGCCGGCCATGCCGAGCTGACCTGGATTTTCAACTGCGTCGCGCGGATCGGCTGGCTGAACCGCATGACTCAGTTCAAGGAGAAGGCCGGCAAGGACCGCGAGAACGCCTCGGTCGGCCTCTACGACTATCCGGTGCTGATGGCCGCCGACATCCTGCTGTACCGCGCCACCCATGTGCCGGTCGGCGAGGACCAGAAGCAGCATCTGGAGCTGTCGCGCGACATCGCGCAGAAATTCAACAACGATTTCGGCGATTCAATTCGTGGTCATGGTTTCGCCGACGGCCTGTTCTTCCCGCAGCCCGAGCCGCTGATCACGGGGCCGGCGACGCGGGTGATGAGCCTGCGCGACGGCACCAAGAAGATGTCGAAGTCGGATGCGTCGGACAATTCGCGCATCAACCTCACCGACGACGCCGACACCATCGCGCAGAAGATCCGCAAGGCGAAGACCGATCCGGAGCCGCTGCCGTCGGAGGAGAAGGGTCTGGAAACCCGCCCCGAGGCCGACAACCTAGTCGGCATCTACGCGGCGCTGGCCGGCATCTCCAAGCAGGAGGTGCTGACGCAGTTTGGCGGCGGGCAGTTCTCCAGCTTCAAGAACGCGCTGGTCGAGGTTTGCGTGGCGAAACTAGCGCCGATCGCCTCCGAGATGAAGAAGCTGGTCGCCGATCCCGGCCATGTCGACGCGGTCCTCGCCGACGGCGCCAACCGCGCCCGCGGCATCGCCGACGAGACCATGCGCGTCACCAAGGACATCGTCGGCTTCATCCGCCCGCGCTGA